Genomic window (Raphanus sativus cultivar WK10039 unplaced genomic scaffold, ASM80110v3 Scaffold0637, whole genome shotgun sequence):
CTGTAATTGTTTCTCAAGTCGAAAACACGAAATAAAAAGTAAAGTTGtctttcttcttcaagtctCTGTGTGACTTTCAGATCAAAGAATATGTAAATATCACATTTAGAATAGAAAACGCAAAGATTTGAATTTGAGTTGTTGTAACAATAAAAAAGTTGAGTAAAGAAGAGGCGTACAAATGGAATACATAGTGTTAACTACTTAGCTTTGCTTCGATCTCAATTTTCACTCTATCTATTCAACTCTTCTGACACAAAAAGAAATCTgtgtttaataaattaataataattctcATCCAAATTATGTGTAATCGACTATAAGGAAAATGGTTACCCATATTTTAATTAAGGGAACCGACAAGAACAACAAACCCCATCACTTTTTCTCTAAACAGTACAGCATGATCCAAGAAAAATGTTAACACCCTATATAAAATTCCCTTTTAAATGTATCACtttttgcccaaaaaaaataaataataatgtataACTTTTGTAGAAATTTCATTGCAACCCTTTAATAATATaatcaaacattttatttatttaaaaactagtATGTTATAACAAAGTTTTGATCTAAAGAAAGTTAAGCAAAGAACTATCCAACCTGATGGTTTTCTAAACACAAAGAATCGTTAGTCCTTATATAAATCATGATTAAAGCATTCACTTCTAATTTTCCAAGCAGAGTTCTTTATGACAATAATCTCGTTTACTAGTGTCCATAAGGTGCATTCCCTAACGCAGAAGCAACCGAGCACAAAATCCATTGTAGGTCAAAAAGAGTTGCTAAACGTACCTCTACAACGTATATAACGCTCGCTAATCTGCATATGAGCTTTAACCATTATCTTTCTATATGAAGGAGATTGTCAAGTGCCAGATGTATTCGATAGGAAATCTTTAAACCTGTATGGGATTTTTTTCGGTCTAACTATGTTGGCttcacacacatatataattcttttaaaaCTACACTTACACACACATATAATTCTTTTAGAACTACACTAAATTAACATGAGCATTAAGAAAACAAGACTTTAACGCAAGAGAGGCTTCTCAAGATCAAACTCTGTTCTAAGCAcacttccttcttcttcatcttctttttcttcgtcACCTTCTCCACAATCTTCTTTCCCCTTAGCCCACAGAACAAAGTAGAGTCCTCCGAACATCAATCCCATTCCCGCAAAGCTAATTTCACAACAGACAAacacaaggaaaaaaaagatgaatGACTTTGAAAgttgttcaaaatatttttttccaaaatatcatactttgaaaaggaaaaaaactgcAAAAGCAAAATACCTTCCGAGGTTGAAACTCTCTTTCATGGAGAAAGCAGAGACAAGAACACATACCACAGTAGCAATTGGACTAAAGAGAGATACAATCACCGGTCCTTTCCTCTTAATCACCCATGCATTAAAACATATACCTCCTCCACTCACCGACCCTCCCtacaaaaaaattcttataaCAATGTTTCAACACACTCAAATGTTGCACACTTTAATATGATTATCGAAGAATATATGTACCAGTACTGCAAATCCCACAAGGTGGCCAAGACCGATTATTGATGCACTTCCCATTTCCATACTCCCCTTAAGAACATATTGCAAAGCTATCGTGGAGATCCCACCGATCAAAGTAACAATTGAAAACATTGATATCGCTGGAAACTCAACCAGTATGGATGCCTAATTGGGACGATCAATGTGATTGCACAAGCAAAAATAAAACCGGATTAGCATCGATTATCGACAGTAAATGATATATAAGTGCTCTTGTGCTAAGAAGAGGCATGAGGATAAACCTGGAGGACAATACTAGACGACAAGCAGCATATGGAAAGGAGGAGACATATGCAACCTAATATCTTCTCTTTGTCCAAAACGACATCGTCAGGGACAATAGGCAAAGCTTTGACCGAGCTCGATGTGGCTGTAGAACTGTGCATTAAGCTCATAACGAAAGCTCCCATCACGCACAACACCGTGCCTCCCATCTTAACTCTACTGTACATACAACTTAGCTTCACTTTCTCCATCCTTAACAATGTCAATTATTCAAAACCATTAATGAATTAATTAAAgtagtttttat
Coding sequences:
- the LOC108854092 gene encoding WAT1-related protein At4g16620-like codes for the protein MMKRGTLEEVGIIGGLVLAQVVYAGNSVLLSQFLSLGVDPLLIVIFCTLASFVLISPLAFLLERNLWPRSLSFKLQTKLVYVSVVGVTLFQWLFLEGMKHTSASMATAMPNLAPAFIFVIAWAAGMEKVKLSCMYSRVKMGGTVLCVMGAFVMSLMHSSTATSSSVKALPIVPDDVVLDKEKILGCICLLLSICCLSSSIVLQASILVEFPAISMFSIVTLIGGISTIALQYVLKGSMEMGSASIIGLGHLVGFAVLGGSVSGGGICFNAWVIKRKGPVIVSLFSPIATVVCVLVSAFSMKESFNLGSFAGMGLMFGGLYFVLWAKGKEDCGEGDEEKEDEEEGSVLRTEFDLEKPLLR